The following proteins are encoded in a genomic region of Arachis stenosperma cultivar V10309 chromosome 4, arast.V10309.gnm1.PFL2, whole genome shotgun sequence:
- the LOC130975468 gene encoding uncharacterized protein LOC130975468: MDKSKYCAFHQKFGHTTDECIVAKDLLERLVRQGLLDKYVSSGSQKEPTKDMDNLRYNSDHREKGIWRGPVETPASKGVINYISDGFAGGGITNTARKRCYRTMMTMEGSHQNPPAATSAAHISFNADGFKSQTPNLDDPVVISVHMGELTVKNVLLNPGSSADVLFYSTFKKMQLSDKALQPSGEKLAGFSGEKVPIAGYEWLRTILGEPPSSKTLDIQFLVVNCVSSYNIILGHTSFNSFGAIVSTIHLCVKFPLQDNTVTTDAITRV; this comes from the coding sequence ATGGACAAAAGCAAATACTGCGCGTTCCACCAAAAGTTCGGTCACACAACTGATGAATGCATAGTAGCTAAAGACCTACTGGAGAGGTTAGTAAGACAGGGACTATTAGACAAATACGTTAGCTCCGGAAGTCAAAAGGAGCCAACCAAGGACATGGACAATCTGAGGTATAACTCGGATCATAGAGAAAAAGGAATATGGCGTGGCCCAGTGGAGACTCCTGCCTCCAAGGGAGTCATAAACTACATATCAGATGGCTTCGCTGGAGGAGGAATCACTAACACAGCCAGAAAAAGATGCTATCGAACGATGATGACAATGGAAGGATCTCATCAAAACCCACCAGCCGCGACCTCAGCCGCCCACATCAGTTTCAATGCTGATGGCTTTAAATCGCAGACGCCAAATTTAGATGACCCAGTGGTGATCTCAGTACACATGGGAGAACTAACCGTGAAAAATGTACTACTCAATCCAGGAAGCAGTGCTGATGTCTTATTCTACTCCACGTTCAAAAAGATGCAGCTAAGCGACAAGGCATTGCAACCATCAGGAGAAAAattggcagggttctcaggggAAAAAGTCCCTATAGCAGGTTACGAATGGTTAAGAACAATATTGGGAGAACCCCCAAgttccaaaacactagacatccAGTTTCTGGTAGTCAATTGTGTTAGTTCTTACAATATCATTTTAGGACACACATCATTTAACTCTTTTGGAGCTATTGTCTCTACCATTCATCTATGTGTCAAGTTTCCCTTGCAGGATAACACAGTGACGACAGATGCTATAACGCGAGTTTGA